From Pseudomonadota bacterium, a single genomic window includes:
- a CDS encoding metallophosphoesterase produces MKTPPGIESAIKQHKANYIIFSDVHLGSDLVQHARPWTVGRLRRMLQIDRDLATMLDYYCRHADRERPWCLVIAGDLVDFVGMAIAPKPDAALQTPLTEEEKTHGLGSSRDHAEAKMRVVAQRHALVFCKLAQFVAQGHSLILIRGNHDVEFHWRKARRAFVQALMERAEGLSDRPAARHDYERRIEFHPWFYYVKGLLYVEHGHQYDEACSYHHVLNPVSPKDPHRISWSLSDILLRYVARPFPGVGAEGHDNNSILDYVRLATSMGGRRCLRLGSRFSAAIVHTFKEWQAHRHPHKARVRAKHERKLRRLARRLGLPEERMLALSALAAPPITGRFLGIVRSLFLDGVIAFGIVVGGLGIVGFLGLAPWPYLPALSTALAVGLYVWMQQVRVADAAAGLREGAQRIAELMPARYIVMGHTHSPAVETLADGVTYVNVGSWGVDELDGGERAAPRTHLVIRHVDGKPHAQFYAWDPATGPLPVNLSR; encoded by the coding sequence TTGAAGACACCCCCTGGCATCGAGTCGGCCATAAAGCAGCACAAAGCAAACTACATCATCTTTTCGGATGTCCATCTAGGCTCTGATCTAGTTCAGCATGCCCGACCCTGGACGGTGGGGCGCCTGCGCAGGATGCTGCAGATCGATCGCGACTTGGCCACAATGCTTGACTACTACTGCAGGCATGCCGACCGCGAGCGGCCGTGGTGTTTGGTCATCGCAGGGGACCTGGTCGACTTCGTCGGCATGGCCATCGCTCCCAAGCCGGATGCCGCACTGCAGACGCCGCTAACGGAGGAAGAAAAAACGCACGGTCTGGGCAGCAGCCGAGACCATGCAGAGGCCAAGATGCGCGTGGTCGCCCAGCGTCACGCTTTGGTGTTCTGCAAGCTTGCGCAGTTCGTAGCACAAGGCCACTCGCTGATCCTGATCCGGGGCAACCACGACGTGGAGTTTCATTGGCGCAAGGCTCGGCGCGCGTTTGTCCAAGCCCTGATGGAACGAGCCGAGGGGCTGAGCGATCGGCCGGCCGCCCGCCACGACTACGAGCGTCGTATCGAGTTCCACCCATGGTTCTACTACGTCAAAGGCCTGCTCTACGTCGAGCACGGCCACCAGTACGATGAGGCGTGTAGCTACCACCATGTCCTGAACCCTGTCAGCCCCAAGGATCCGCATCGCATCAGTTGGTCGCTATCGGACATCTTGCTGCGCTACGTTGCACGCCCCTTTCCCGGCGTGGGCGCGGAGGGTCACGACAACAACTCCATCCTCGACTATGTTCGTTTGGCCACATCCATGGGGGGCCGCCGCTGCCTACGTCTTGGCAGCCGATTCTCCGCCGCGATCGTTCACACGTTCAAAGAGTGGCAAGCTCACCGCCATCCCCACAAAGCGAGGGTGCGAGCCAAGCATGAACGCAAGCTCAGAAGACTGGCGCGGCGCTTGGGCTTGCCAGAAGAGCGAATGCTCGCACTTTCGGCCCTGGCGGCCCCGCCCATTACCGGCCGTTTCCTGGGAATCGTTCGCAGCCTCTTCCTGGACGGCGTGATCGCTTTCGGTATCGTCGTTGGTGGTCTCGGTATCGTCGGCTTCTTGGGGCTCGCTCCGTGGCCCTATCTGCCGGCATTGAGCACGGCCCTGGCCGTGGGGCTCTATGTCTGGATGCAGCAGGTACGCGTTGCGGATGCCGCGGCCGGCCTTCGTGAGGGTGCACAGCGCATCGCCGAACTGATGCCAGCTCGCTATATCGTGATGGGCCACACGCACAGCCCGGCGGTAGAGACGCTGGCCGACGGCGTGACCTACGTGAACGTCGGCAGCTGGGGTGTCGACGAGCTCGACGGAGGCGAGCGCGCGGCGCCCCGCACTCACCTGGTCATCCGCCATGTCGACGGCAAGCCGCACGCGCAGTTCTATGCATGGGACCCTGCAACGGGGCCCCTGCCCGTCAATCTAAGCCGTTAG
- the gyrB gene encoding DNA topoisomerase (ATP-hydrolyzing) subunit B, with protein MSETSSEAVEYGESSIQVLEGLEAVRKRPGMYLGDVHDGTGLHHLLWEVVDNAVDEHLAGYCHSITVTLLAEGSVTVEDDGRGIPVGLHERGVSAAEVVMTVLHSGGKFGHDSYKVSAGLHGVGVSAVNAVSEWLRMQIRREGRTWYQEYRRGRPLAALRAMGSTDRTGTKISFKPDPEVFSSTEFSFEILNNRLREVSFLNAGLAITLEDERLGKTLHYRFEGGIRQFVTLLNKTKNALHDQVIHIDEQRDGVEVELAMQWNDSYNEAIFCYTNNVHNKDGGTHLTGLRAALTKTLNGYGVANNLLKDLKGGLSGEDVREGITAIVSIKHPDPSFDSQTKGKLVSSEVKGIVESVVNDKLRQYLEENPATARRIIDKTVVAARAREAARKAREMVQRKGVLDASTLPGKLADCQERDPSASEIYIVEGDSAGGSAKQGRDRRNQAILPLRGKILNVERARFERMLSSTEIGTLITALGCGVDGGGNFDIDKLRYHHIIIMTDADVDGSHIRTLLLTFFYRQMTEVIRRGHLYIAQPPLYKVKRGKREQFLKDDDALESFLLDTGTTGLTVRSALANRSALANRDASNGVTLSGQPLRNLLSEVARSRALLARLSRRVDPAVARAFLSLDSLDVEDLRDRTRVERTVAALRSRLEESRHTTLIQIDVERDEEHGRYRILLTTRKGVSTRKTAIGFDLLTAGDFLELKAISSGLRALGDPPFVAFSERDGKTSELRQVSDLGELWTLVDERSRKGLSIQRYKGLGEMNAETLWETTMNPETRMLLQVRIEDAVEAEEMFTVLMGEQVEARREFIERNALSVRNLDI; from the coding sequence ATGTCGGAAACCAGTTCTGAGGCTGTCGAATACGGCGAGTCCTCGATTCAAGTTCTGGAGGGGCTGGAAGCCGTCCGCAAGCGGCCGGGCATGTACCTAGGAGACGTGCACGATGGCACGGGCCTGCACCATCTACTGTGGGAGGTGGTCGACAACGCCGTGGACGAGCACCTCGCCGGCTACTGCCACAGCATCACGGTGACCCTGCTGGCCGAGGGGTCGGTGACTGTCGAAGACGACGGACGGGGGATCCCGGTGGGCTTGCACGAGCGTGGAGTCAGCGCTGCCGAAGTCGTGATGACGGTGCTGCATTCCGGCGGCAAGTTCGGACACGACAGCTACAAGGTGTCGGCCGGATTGCATGGAGTTGGGGTCAGCGCGGTCAATGCAGTCAGCGAGTGGCTGAGAATGCAAATCCGCCGGGAGGGTAGAACCTGGTATCAAGAATACCGCCGGGGCAGACCGCTTGCTGCGCTACGTGCCATGGGCTCGACCGACCGCACGGGAACCAAGATCTCGTTCAAGCCGGATCCGGAGGTGTTCAGCAGCACGGAGTTCTCCTTCGAAATCCTGAACAATCGCCTGCGTGAGGTTTCCTTCCTGAACGCCGGGCTGGCCATCACGCTCGAGGACGAACGTCTGGGCAAGACGCTCCACTACAGATTCGAGGGCGGGATTCGACAGTTCGTCACCCTGCTGAACAAGACAAAAAATGCACTCCACGATCAGGTGATCCACATCGACGAGCAGCGTGATGGCGTGGAAGTCGAGCTCGCCATGCAGTGGAACGATTCGTACAACGAAGCCATCTTCTGTTACACCAACAACGTCCACAACAAGGACGGTGGCACACATTTGACGGGACTGCGCGCCGCGCTAACCAAGACGCTGAACGGTTATGGAGTCGCTAACAACTTGCTCAAGGACTTGAAGGGCGGCCTGAGCGGCGAAGACGTCCGAGAAGGCATTACCGCGATCGTATCCATCAAACACCCTGACCCCAGCTTCGATTCTCAAACCAAAGGCAAGCTGGTGTCGAGCGAGGTCAAAGGTATCGTAGAGAGCGTTGTCAACGACAAATTGCGTCAATACTTGGAAGAGAACCCGGCCACCGCGAGGCGCATCATCGACAAGACGGTCGTCGCGGCTCGAGCCCGCGAGGCCGCTCGCAAGGCCCGCGAAATGGTGCAGCGCAAGGGGGTGCTCGACGCGAGCACACTGCCCGGGAAGCTCGCGGACTGTCAAGAACGCGACCCAAGCGCCAGCGAGATCTACATCGTCGAGGGCGATAGCGCCGGAGGCAGCGCCAAGCAGGGCCGCGACCGCCGCAACCAGGCCATTCTTCCACTGCGTGGCAAGATCCTGAACGTCGAGCGCGCGCGTTTCGAGCGGATGCTGTCGAGCACGGAAATCGGAACCCTGATCACGGCCCTCGGGTGCGGCGTAGACGGAGGAGGGAATTTCGACATCGACAAGCTGCGTTACCACCACATCATTATCATGACGGACGCTGACGTGGATGGTTCCCACATCCGAACGCTGCTGTTGACGTTCTTCTATAGACAGATGACGGAAGTGATCCGGCGCGGGCATTTGTATATCGCTCAGCCGCCGCTCTACAAAGTCAAGCGTGGCAAGCGCGAACAGTTTCTCAAGGATGACGATGCGCTCGAGAGCTTCTTGCTGGACACCGGCACCACCGGTCTGACGGTCCGCAGTGCGCTTGCAAACCGCAGTGCGCTTGCAAACCGCGATGCTTCCAACGGCGTCACACTCAGCGGCCAACCGCTCAGGAACCTGCTGAGCGAAGTGGCGCGCTCGCGGGCGCTGCTGGCGCGGCTCAGCCGCCGAGTCGATCCCGCGGTGGCGCGCGCCTTCCTGAGCCTCGACTCGCTCGACGTCGAAGACCTTCGGGATCGGACCCGGGTGGAGCGAACCGTAGCGGCTTTGCGAAGCAGGCTCGAGGAGAGCCGGCACACGACGTTGATCCAGATCGACGTGGAACGCGACGAAGAGCACGGGCGCTACCGGATCCTGCTAACGACCCGCAAGGGAGTGAGCACCCGCAAGACCGCTATCGGCTTCGACTTGCTCACCGCGGGCGATTTCTTGGAGCTGAAGGCGATCAGCTCCGGTCTAAGGGCCTTGGGTGACCCTCCCTTCGTGGCGTTCAGCGAACGCGACGGCAAGACCTCGGAGCTTCGGCAGGTCAGCGATCTCGGCGAGCTGTGGACCTTGGTGGACGAGCGGTCGCGCAAGGGTCTTTCGATTCAGCGCTACAAGGGGCTCGGGGAAATGAATGCAGAGACCTTGTGGGAAACTACGATGAACCCCGAAACACGCATGCTCCTTCAGGTGCGGATCGAGGACGCGGTCGAAGCCGAGGAGATGTTCACCGTGCTGATGGGCGAGCAGGTCGAGGCGCGACGCGAGTTCATCGAGAGGAATGCACTGAGCGTGCGCAACCTGGACATCTAG
- a CDS encoding Mur ligase domain-containing protein — MYIHLVGVCGTGMGPLAGLLKSLGHRVGGSDRAFHPPMADALERWGVETRQGFCAGNLDPRPDLVVVGNVCRPDNAEARAAIEAAIPCRSMPAALDEFVLRGRQSFVVAGTHGKTTTTTLLAKMFLLAGCEPGFLIGGVPHDLDDSFRAGHPGGPFVIEGDEYDSAFFDKTPKFWHYRPHVVALTSLELDHIDIYPTLDAYRAAFHEFVERIPPEGLLVAYAGDPEVRALAAGARCRVRFYALEGDDCGDVQPVWSAAAVPMASGVQPFDLFVGGSFCGRLATPLSGQHNLRNVLAAIAMAAEGAGVPLDRLRALVSRVRGAKRRQELIGEAHGVRVYDDFAHHPTAVTATLAALRARNPAGRLIAVFEPRSATASRRVHQDVYAQAFRAADFTLLAPVGRPEIPPGQRLDVAAIAEQIRKHGGLAETPPGVDATVARISELAQPQDSVVVMSNGSFGGLQAKLLVALATNPEI; from the coding sequence ATGTATATCCATTTGGTCGGCGTTTGTGGTACCGGCATGGGGCCGTTGGCCGGCTTGCTGAAAAGCCTGGGTCATCGGGTCGGAGGCAGCGACCGCGCCTTTCATCCGCCCATGGCCGACGCGCTTGAGCGTTGGGGAGTGGAAACCAGGCAGGGCTTTTGTGCCGGCAACCTCGATCCGCGCCCCGATCTGGTCGTGGTGGGCAATGTTTGTCGCCCCGACAACGCAGAGGCGCGTGCTGCGATCGAGGCCGCCATACCGTGTCGATCGATGCCGGCCGCGCTCGACGAGTTCGTCCTGCGCGGGCGGCAGAGCTTTGTCGTTGCGGGCACACACGGCAAGACGACCACCACGACGCTCTTGGCAAAGATGTTCTTGCTTGCTGGTTGCGAGCCGGGATTCTTGATCGGCGGCGTCCCCCACGATCTCGATGACAGCTTCCGTGCGGGACACCCCGGCGGTCCCTTTGTAATCGAGGGGGACGAATACGACAGTGCGTTCTTCGACAAGACTCCCAAGTTCTGGCACTACCGCCCGCACGTCGTTGCGCTGACGTCGCTCGAGCTCGATCACATCGACATCTATCCGACACTCGACGCTTATCGGGCAGCGTTTCACGAGTTTGTGGAGCGAATACCGCCCGAGGGGCTGCTCGTCGCCTACGCAGGCGACCCCGAGGTGCGCGCGCTAGCGGCGGGGGCGCGCTGCCGGGTGCGATTCTACGCTCTGGAGGGAGACGACTGCGGCGACGTGCAGCCGGTTTGGAGCGCAGCCGCGGTGCCTATGGCCTCGGGCGTGCAGCCCTTCGACCTATTCGTGGGCGGTAGTTTCTGCGGTCGCCTGGCGACGCCGCTGAGCGGCCAGCACAACTTGCGCAACGTGCTTGCCGCCATCGCGATGGCGGCCGAGGGCGCCGGCGTGCCCCTGGATCGCCTGCGCGCGCTCGTTTCTCGGGTGCGTGGTGCGAAGCGACGCCAGGAACTGATCGGCGAGGCGCACGGTGTGCGTGTCTACGACGACTTCGCGCATCACCCCACGGCTGTGACTGCAACGCTGGCGGCCTTGCGCGCCCGGAATCCGGCCGGTCGCTTGATCGCGGTATTCGAGCCTCGTAGCGCGACGGCCTCCCGCCGCGTGCATCAGGACGTTTACGCACAAGCCTTCCGCGCCGCAGACTTCACGCTCTTGGCGCCCGTGGGTCGTCCGGAGATTCCACCAGGCCAACGTCTTGACGTTGCCGCGATCGCCGAACAGATTCGGAAGCACGGCGGGCTGGCTGAAACGCCTCCCGGCGTGGATGCCACGGTGGCCCGGATCAGCGAGCTCGCCCAGCCGCAAGACAGCGTCGTGGTCATGTCCAACGGGTCCTTCGGCGGCCTGCAGGCGAAATTGCTCGTTGCCTTGGCTACGAACCCCGAGATCTAG
- a CDS encoding DUF1844 domain-containing protein, with product MSSDREQQSKDESESGGIPPIDFNTFVLSLVTSAIAHLDQEPNEDETQAAKLAMARQTIDVLGILEEKTRGNLTGEEERLLSQVLTDLRMRYVAVADQ from the coding sequence ATGAGCAGCGACCGCGAGCAGCAATCCAAAGACGAAAGCGAGAGCGGCGGGATCCCACCGATCGATTTCAACACCTTCGTACTGTCTCTCGTGACATCGGCGATCGCTCATCTGGATCAAGAGCCAAACGAGGACGAAACCCAGGCAGCAAAGCTCGCCATGGCTCGCCAGACCATCGATGTCCTCGGCATCCTGGAGGAGAAGACCAGGGGTAACCTGACCGGCGAGGAAGAGCGCTTGTTGTCTCAAGTGTTGACCGACCTGCGCATGCGCTATGTTGCTGTTGCGGACCAATAG